The nucleotide window TGCAAGACTCCTTAAAAAACGGCCTCGATGGAGTCATAAATGTCAAAATTGCAAATAAAGGAATCATTCTTTTTGTACAATGCAAGACAACGTGTTGTCAGAATAAAATGTTGAATTTCATGGCACCTATGATATGACCGTAAATAATTGTCGCGCCTTTGTCTCATATGCATGAAAATTCAACTGAAGAGAATGCATCTATGCCACACAATGTTTGTTACCCCGTTGCTACGTTGACGCTTAACCCGTGTCTGGATGTCGGATACGAACTTGAAGAGCTTATTGAAGACCAAAAGGCAAAAGCGAGCCATGTCCGGTTTGATCCAGGCGGCAATGGGGTCAATGTCGGGCGTGTTCTGAAACGACTTGACATTCCGGCTGTAAACTGCTGCCTCCTAGGCGGTAAGATCGGTGAGTTTGTCGAGTCGTTGTTACAGGGCGAACTTGAGAATCTTCGCGCTGTGCGCATCCGCAATGAAACACGGGTCAATTGCGGAATTGTGACCGAACGCCCGAAGGCGCAGTTTGAAATTGATGCCGTTGGTCCGCTCGTCTCCCCGGAGCGTATCGAAGAAATCAAGACGATGTTTCTTACGGAAGCTGGCTCCGGCATCGGCGTCATCACCGGCTCGGTACCGCCGGGTGTGCCCGATACAATTTACGCTGAACTCACCGATGCGATAAAGCGGCAAGGAGGCAAGGCGGTCGTTGATGCCAAAGGACCGCTTCTGCAAAAAACATTGGAACATGGCCCATTTCTCATCAAACCCAACCGATATGAACTTGAAATGTTATGCGGCAAAAAACTTTCTCAACTGGTGGATGTAGGTCGGGAAGCCATGCGACTTCACCAAACCGGAGTCGAGCACGTTTGTGTCTCGCTGGGGGGAGAGGGCGCGCTCATTGCTGGCGAGACAGGAATTTATCATGCAACTGCACCCTCTGTGCAGGTCCGGTCCACCGTTGGAGCGGGGGATTCTCTGGTTGCCGGCATCGTTGGGGCCCTGGCTTGCGGGAAATCTCCAGAAGATGCCCTGTCGCAGGGCATTGGTT belongs to Desulfovibrio inopinatus DSM 10711 and includes:
- a CDS encoding 1-phosphofructokinase family hexose kinase, with amino-acid sequence MPHNVCYPVATLTLNPCLDVGYELEELIEDQKAKASHVRFDPGGNGVNVGRVLKRLDIPAVNCCLLGGKIGEFVESLLQGELENLRAVRIRNETRVNCGIVTERPKAQFEIDAVGPLVSPERIEEIKTMFLTEAGSGIGVITGSVPPGVPDTIYAELTDAIKRQGGKAVVDAKGPLLQKTLEHGPFLIKPNRYELEMLCGKKLSQLVDVGREAMRLHQTGVEHVCVSLGGEGALIAGETGIYHATAPSVQVRSTVGAGDSLVAGIVGALACGKSPEDALSQGIGCGTATASKPGTQVFEPDDANLFAMVTLTKIDI